A genomic region of Rhipicephalus sanguineus isolate Rsan-2018 chromosome 1, BIME_Rsan_1.4, whole genome shotgun sequence contains the following coding sequences:
- the LOC119405314 gene encoding cilia- and flagella-associated protein 20, with protein sequence MFKNTFQSGFLSILYSIGSKPLQIWDKKVRNGHIKRITDNDIQSFVLEILGTNVSTTFITCPADPRKTLGIRLPFLIMIVKNMKKYFTFEVQILDDKNVRRRFRASNFQSTTRVKPFICTMPMRLDEGWNQIQFNLADFTRRAYGTSYVETLRVQIHANCRIRRVYFADRLYSEDELPAEFKLYLPVQARAKV encoded by the exons ATGTTTAAAAACACATTTCAGAGTGGGTTTTTGTCGATACTGTACAGCATCGGAAGCAAACCACTTCAAATCTGGGACAAGAAG GTTAGAAATGGTCACATCAAAAGGATCACGGACAACGATATCCAGTCCTTCGTGCTCGAAATACTGGGCACAAACGTCAG CACAACTTTCATCACGTGCCCCGCCGATCCTCGAAAGACGTTGGGCATCCGACTTCCTTTTCTCATCATGATTGTCAAGAATATGAAGAAATATTTCACATTTGAAGTTCAG ATCTTGGATGACAAGAATGTTCGTCGGCGCTTCCGAGCAAGCAACTTCCAAAGCACAACGAGGGTAAAGCCCTTTATCTGTACTATGCCAATGCGTTTGGATGAAGGCTGGAACCAAATTCAATTCAACTTGGCCGACTTCACACGCCGCGCCTATGGGACGAGCTAtgtggaaacattgagagtacaG ATCCATGCAAACTGCCGTATCCGGCGAGTGTACTTTGCGGACCGCCTCTATTCTGAAGATGAGCTGCCTGCAGAGTTCAAGCTGTACCTGCCAGTGCAAGCTAGAGCTAAAGTTTGA